A window of Chryseobacterium aquaeductus genomic DNA:
AAATAAAAACTCGTGAAGAATGGGAAGATTTTCAGAAAAAATTTAAATCAAACATAAAAGATTAGCCAATGGCAATTTGCTTTTGGCTTACAGCTGATTGTGAGAGTAATAAAACAAAGTCAAAAGCTTTCAAATCTGAAAGCTTTTTTTATTTCTAAATTTTCCCGAAATTCGTGCCTTTCTTACCCATTGACTTTAGAAACATCCATAGAATTTGTAAAAGGAATCGGTCCTGAGCGAGCCAAACTCATCAAAAATGTGTTGGGAATTTCTACTGTAGAAGATCTTCTGCACTTCTATCCTATTCGATATATCGACAAAAACAAAGTTTATAAAATAGGAAATCTTCAGGAAAGTAATCTTGAAATTCAATTGAAAGGAAAAATCTCCAACGTACAGGAAATTCATAACGGAAAAATAAAAAGACTCACCGCAAAATTCAATGACGATACAGGAAGTATGGATCTGGTTTGGTTTCAGTATTCAAAATGGCTGAAGGAGCAACTTCCGGTGAATCGTGAGGTTTTTATTTTTGGAAAAATCAACGCATTCAACAATCAGTTTTCGATGCCGCATCCTGAAATTGAACTGGATGAAAAAAAGGAAAAAGACAATCGTTTAAGACCAATTTATCCTAGTTCTGAAAAACTGACGAAAAGAGGTTTGAATCAGAAATTTTTTCAAGTTATTCTGAGAAATATCTGTAAAGAAATCCCGAATCTCATTCAGGAAAATCTTCCGGATTATTTGATGAATTCGATGAAATTTCTATCAAGACAACAGACTTACCTCAACATTCATTTTCCTGAAAATTTAGAATATTTTGAGAAAGCTAATTTCAGATTAAAATTTGAAGAATCATTCTTTTTTCAGTTGGGTTTTGGATTAAAAAAAGCTCATCACAAAACAAAATCATACGGAAATCCGTTTCCGATTGTGGGAGATTATTTCACCGGTTTTTATGAAAACCATCTGCCTTTTGAGCTTACCAATGCACAAAAACGAGTTTTAAAAGAAATCCGTCTCGACATGAAAAAGCCTATTCAAATGAACAGACTTTTGCAAGGTGATGTTGGATCAGGAAAAACGATGGTTGCATTATTAACGATGCTGATTGCACTCGACAATGGTTTCCAAAGTTGTTTGATGGCGCCAACCGAAATTCTCGCTCAGCAACATTACAACGGAATCAAAGATTTACTGAAAGACACAACTATTAAAGTCAATATTCTCACAGGTTCTGTAAAAGCTTCCGCACGAAAAATCATTCACGCAGAGCTGGAGAATGGCGAACTTTCAATTTTGGTGGGGACTCACGCTGTATTGGAAGACAAAGTGAAATTTAAAAATATTGGGCTAGCAATCATTGATGAACAACACAGATTTGGTGTCGCCCAAAGAGCCAAACTTTGGGCAAAAAACAGAATACCACCACATATTCTCGTAATGACTGCCACGCCTATCCCAAGAACTTTGGCGATGAGTTTTTATTCTGATCTGGATGTTTCTGTGATTGACGAAATGCCTGTCGGGAGAAAACCGATCATCACAGCTCACCGAAGAGAAAAAGACCGAACTTTCGTTTATAATTTCTGTCGTGATGAAATCAGAAAAGGAAGACAAATCTATTTTGTGTATCCGCTAATTGAGGAGTCTGAAACTTTAGATTATAAAAATCTGATGGAAGGTTTAGAACACGTCATGCAATCTTTCTCAGATTACAATGTGGCAATGCTTCACGGAAGAATGAAACCCGACGAAAAAGATGTAGCCATGAATTATTTTGCATCCGGAAAAGCAGAAATAATGGTCGCAACAACTGTAATCGAAGTCGGCGTCAATGTTCCAAATGCTTCTGTAATGGTGATTGAAAGTGCTGAAAGATTCGGTTTATCTCAACTTCACCAGTTGCGAGGTCGTGTCGGAAGAGGTGCCGAACAAAGTTATTGCATCCTAATGACTTCAGATAAATTATCTACAGAAAGCCGAACAAGAATTAAAACGATGACGGAAACGAATGATGGTTTTAAAATTTCTGAAGTTGATATGCAGTTGCGTGGTCCGGGAGACATTTTGGGAACACAACAAAGCGGTGTGGTTGATTTTAAAAAACTGGATTTAGTAAATGATTCAGAAATTATTAAAAACACCAAAAACATGGTCGAAAAAATTTTAGAAGCCGACCCTTTGCTTGCAAGGATTGACCATCAAATTATCAAAAATTACTATCTGCAATATTATAAAGGTAAAAATAAGTGGAGTAAAATTTCTTAGGAGTATGTTTTGGCTAAAGCCCGTTTCTATTGATCTCAAAGCATTATCTCCATCAAATAATCATCCATCACAAAACCATTTCCAATATCAAAAACACCTTCACCATAAATTGTATATCCTTGAGATTCGTAAAAATTCTTTGCCGAATTGTATTTGTTGACGTTTAAAATAATTCTGTTATCACCATTTTCTTTTACTTTTTCATTCAAAAATGTAAGCGTTTTTTTACCTAAACCTTTTCCCTTACTTTCCGGAACCAGATAAATTCGGTGAAGTTTTGTGGTGTTTTTTTCATAATGATTTTCGTAGCCTAGAAAACCATTGTAAGAATTTGAAATTTCATCAAAAATCAGAAAATAATGATAATTTGGATTTCTTAAATGTTCTGAAATTTCAGATTTGGAATACATTGTTGTGAGCATGTATTCCATTTGTTCTTTTGACAGAATTTCTGCGTAAGCATTTTCCCACGATCTTTTTGCCAAATCCTGAATGAGAGGAATATCTTTTTCTGTTGCTTTGATTAATTTCATTTTTTGAAAATATATTTAAACACATTAGACACAAAGTTTTAAACCATTCTTGAAAATACTTTAGAACACTTTAGATGAAAATCAAAGATTTTAAAACTAATGTGTTCTACTCTTTTTTCAAACATAATAACTAAAAAAACTAATGTGACTAATGTGTTAAAAATTTAAAGTAAATATTTTAGATTAAAAAAGTGAAAAGCATCACACCTTTCACTTTTTATACATTTAAAACTAAGTGGAAAATTTCACAATTCACTTGCGAAGCAAAATTGACCATTCCTATTTTAAATTTTCGCCATTTCAGTTTTAATTTTTGCATACAATCCTTCTGAAGCAGGAACAAGTGGAAGTCTCAAATAATTTTTGATTAACCCTTTTTCAGCCAAAACAACTTTAATTCCGCAAGGATTTCCTTCAGCAAAAATCAGTCTTGTGATTTCTACCAATTTATTATGAATTTCATACGCCTCATCCACTTTTTTATCAAAAGCCAACTGAACCATCGTAGAAAATTCTTTCGGATAACCTTGTCCGATTACAGAAATAACGCCGTCTCCACCTGCCAAAGTAACTGGTAGCGTAAATTCGTCATCACCAGAAACTAAAGAAAATCCTTCAGGTTTCTTTCTTAAAATATCAAAATACTGAAGAATATTTGGTGAAGCTTCTTTTATTAAAAACAAATTCGGGAATTCATTTGCTAAACGCAAAGTGGTTTCTGCCTCAACGTTTTGTCCGGTTCTTGAAGGAACGTTGTAAATGATGATGTTTTTTCCGGTAGAAGCCAAAGCTTTGTAATGCTGATAAAGACCTTCCTGATTAGGCTTATTGTAATATGGAGAAACCGATAATACTGCTTCAAAATCAGATAAATCTGTTTCTTCGATCTGCTGTTTGACTTCAAGAGTATTGTTTCCGCCAATTCCTAAAATCAAAGGAAGACGTTTATTATTCACCTTAATGATGTGTTCTACCACCTGTTTCTTCTCATCAGAAGAAAGTGTAGCAGCTTCCGCTGTAGTTCCCAATACTACCAAATAGTTGGTTCCGTTTTCGATGTTGTATTCAACAAGTTTTGTCAAACTATCGAAGTCTACGGATAAATCTTCATTAAAGGGCGTTACCAAAGCAACACCTACTCCTTTTAAAATGCTCATCTGTTCGAATTATTTTCTCCAAATTTAATAATTTCATACAAGAATTTACAATATTTAAACCTGTTTTATTATACATATAATTATATTTGCATATACTAAAGACATTATGCAAAATAAATTCTTATTACTAGGGATTGCCTTGTTTTCGCTCACAGCCTGTAAAACGACATCGTTGCAGGTTGCCAATGTGCAGACGCAAAAGAACATTTCTATTAATCAAGATCTGAAGACTGATGAAGATTTTGCTAAGTTTATCGAGCCTTATACTTTGAAGCTCAACAAAGAAATGAACCAAAAAATTTCTCACACCAATGTAGACCTTACAAAGGAGGGAGACAACAGCAATCTCGGAAATCTTTTGGCAGACTATACTTTTGACGGAGCAAATGTTTGGGCAAAAGCAAATTTGAATAAAAACATTGATGCAGCTTTAATCAATATTGGTGGAATCCGCACAACCATTGGTAAAGGTGATATTCTTCTGAAAAATGTTTTTGAAGTGATGCCGTTTGAAAATGAAGTCATTATCATGAAGATGAAAGGCTCTGATCTGCAGGGTTTATTTGATTATTACGCAAAAAATCAGAAAAATAATCCTGTCTCTCATTTGTATATCGAAACGAATAATGGAGCCCTTTCAAAAAATTTAATCAATGGAAATCCTGTGAATCCGACTCAGGATTATTATATTGCAACCTCTGATTATTTAGCATTGGGTGGTGATAATATGAAGTTTTTCAGCAAGGGAGAATATATTGCAACAGGCATAAAATTGAGGGATTTGTTTATTGAATATTTTAAAAACGATAAAGAGATCAATCCTAAAGAAGATGTTCGTTTAAATTTTATCGGAAAGAAGTAATGGATAGAAAAACTTTTTTAAAAACGATAACAGGCGGAACTTTAGCAATGACTTTAGCTCCGAATCTGATGATGGCGGACGAATTGAGTTTAAATTCTTTTTCCGCAGCCAATAAACTCACCATTCTTCATACCAACGATCAGCACAGCAGAATTGAACCTTTTGATGAAAGCTATACCAGAAATCCCAATCAAGGTGGTTTCGCCAGAAGAGCAAGTTTGATTCAGAAGATCAGAAGTGAAGAAAACAATCTTCTGTTGCTTGATTCCGGAGATATTTTTCAAGGAACTCCCTACTTTAATTTTTTTGGTGGCGAATTGGAATTCAAACTGATGTCGATGATGAAGTACGATGCTTCTACGATGGGAAATCATGATTTTGACAATGGTCTGGATGGATTTTTAAAGGTTTTACCAAACGCTCAATTTCCATTTATCTGCTCAAATTATGATTTTAAAAATACTATTTTAGACGGTAAAACTTCACAGTATAAAATCTTCAACAAAAACGGAATTAAAGTCGGAATTTTCGGAGTGGGAATTCAACTTGATGGTTTGGTGGGCAAAAAACAATATAAAGAAACTATTTATCAAGATCCGGTAGAAGTTGCTCAACACTATTCCAATTTTTTAAAAAATGAAAAGAAATGTGATCTGGTCATTTGTCTTTCACATATTGGCTATGATTACCGAGACGAACCGGAAAAAATAAGTGATAAAATTTTAGCTTCAAAAACTGAAAATATTGACTTAATTTTGGGAGGTCACACCCATACTTTTTTACCAGAACCACAGACGTTCCAAAACAGACAGGGAAAAAATGTTTTGGTGAACCAAGTAGGATGGGCAGGTCTTCTTCTGGGAAGGATAGACTTCTTTTTTGATAAAAATAAAAACGTACAAAAGATTTCCTGGAACAACCAGGCAATTGACAGCAATATAAAAGCATAATAGGAAATCGTCATGTTGTGAGCAATGCAGATTCAACGATTGCATACATGACGTTTAAAAATTTAAATATGAAAAAACTCTCTATAATTTCTCTGGGTATTTTGGCATCTTTCCAATTGATGAATGCTCAAAATATTTCATCAAAAAAATGGGCAGATTTATTTTCTTACAACAATGTTCTGGCATTGAAAGAAGATAACGGAAAAATAATTGCAGCCACAGAAAATGGGATTTTCTATTATACAATTTCAACCGGAGAAATTTCAAAACTTTCTAAAGCAAATGGACTCCACGAAGTTAAAATCTCCGCTTTTGATTATAATCCTCAAACAAAAATTGGTCTCGTAGGGTACGAAAACGGATCATTGGATGTGATTTCACCACAAGGCATTACTTACATAGTAGATATTCCTATTGCAACAGGATATAACGCAAGTAAAAAAATCAATCATATATCTATTACAGGTGACAGAGCTGTGGTATCTGTGGGATATGGAGTTTCTATTTTTAATTTACAGAATAAAGAATTCGGAGATTCTGCCTTTTTTGTAACCGGAGGAATTTATCAGGCGAGTAACGAAGCTACAATCAAAGATAATAAAGTTTTTTCTGTAACCAACACCGGATTAAAAACCCATGAACTGAATACCACTTTCCCTGTTTTCTCTACCTGGACTACAGAATTAGCCGGTAATTTTACAGAAATAGATTCTGAAAACACACTGGCTTTCTCATCTGCAACAGCAACATATATCTATAATAACGGTGTTTCTACCCCAATAGCCCAGACTTTTGCAAATGTGAGTGATGTGGTGGTGAATGCTGATAATATCATCATCACAGATGCGAGCAGAATTTACAGTTACAGCAATACCGGAACATTTTCGGGATCTGTAACAGTAGGAGAAGATTGTAACACTGCTACAAAAGTTGGTTCAAAAATTTTCTGTGGTACTGTTTTATCCGGCTTAAAGAGTGAAGATAACCTCATCTATAAACCAGACGGACCGTACTTTAATTATTCCTACAAAATCAGATTATTGAATGACAATCAGCTTTTGGTATCATCTGGAGGTAGAGCAGATGCATTTAACATCAGTTTATCAAATCCAAAAAATCCCGGATTTTATTTCTATAATGGCTCAGAATGGATTTATTCATCATACTTTCTTGGGAACACAACCACTTTTAATATCTTAGATGTAATTGCTGATCCTGTAAATACGAATGAATATTTCTTCACCAATTACAACAATGCTCCGGGGCACGGTATTTACAAGATGAAATATAATTCCGGAAGCAAAGATTTTGAATTTGTAAAAAGGTATAGTTTAGATGCAATAGATCCTTCACTACCTTTAAATAATTTTCTCAACAGACCTGTGGGTTTTGCGGCTGACGATCAAAACAATCTTTTTGCAAGCATTGCATTTGCCGGCGATACTGGTATATTACCTGCAATCACATATTATGACAGAGCTGCAGACAATTTTTTAATAAAATACCTTACAGGCCTTGCAAGTAATGGTGCTCAACTGCCATTGTATTATGAAAATTTATTTTGGATTCCTTTGCCAAGAACAAATAATTTTCTTGTGTATGATACGAAAAAAAGTCAAAGTCTTTCTGATGACACGACCATATTATTAGGTGAATCAAACGGCTTACCTGCTAATTCTGAAGGAACTGTTTCTATTGCATTTGATAAAGATGGCGATGCCTGGATAGGAAACACAACAGGTTTGAGAATACTTCCGAATGCAAGGGCTGAAATACAAAATGATCCCACTGTAGAACCTATCGTGGTAGAACAGGCTGGTCTTGCAGAAGAATTATTCAGAGATTCTCAGGTTTTACAAGTGGAAGTAGATGGTGGAAATCAAAAATGGGTATCTATCGATGGTGGTGGAGTTTATTATTTGTCTGCATCCGGTGAGCAGGTTATTAAACGTTTTACGAAAGAAAACTCGCCGCTTCCTACCAACAGCGTTACAGATATTAAAGTTGACAGAAAGACGGGAAAAGTATATTTCGTAACGTATCAAGGTATTGTAACCTATCAAGGCGATGTTGCTGATGTAACATCTGATTTCGGGAATGTTTTGGTTTATCCAAATCCTGTTGTTTATGCACAGTTTAAAGGAAAAGTGACCATCAAAGGATTAGCAGAGAAAACAAACATAAGAATTACAGATGCTGCCGGAAATATTGTTCACTCTGCCATTGCAAGATCAGGATATTACGAATGGGATCTCAATAACCAAAAAGGAAAAAGAGTAGCGTCCGGAATTTATTTTGTACTGATGACCAATGAGGATGCAAGCGATAAAGCAACTGCAAAAATAGCTGTTGTTAATTAATGAATTCTCAAAACGGTTTTTTACTATCATTTATAAAATATGGTGAAAATGATGCAATTCTGCATTGTTTTACCGAAGAGGAAGGCTTTCAGACTTATTTTTTGAAAGGTATCTATACCAAAAGAAATAAGAAGAAAGCCTTTCTTTTGCCTTTGAATAAACTAAACTTTCAGATTCGGATTGGTAAAAGTGGAAGTATGCAGACCATTTCAAATCTTGAAATGCTTGATCTGCATGATGTTTATACAGACATCAAAGCCAATACAGTTGTATTTTTTATTTCAGACTTTTTAAATCAAATTTTAAGAGATGAAAATAAAAACCTCAACTTTTTTTATCTTATCGAAGAATTTATTGATCAGCTGGGTAGCAAAAATTACCAGTCTCATCTTATTTTCTTAATTAAATTATTAAAAATTCAAGGTGTCGCACCACTTTTGAACGAAGGAAGTTTCCTAGATCCGGAAACCGGAACATTTTCTCCTTTTGCCAATCATCTACTATTTGATGAAGAAATTTCTTTATTTTGGAAGACAATTATTTCATCTTCTAATCCTTACGAAATCAAAATTCCATCGTCGAAAAGAAAAAATCTTTTAGACAGTATTTTGGTGTACTACCATTATCATATTTCAGATTTTAAAACTCCCAATTCTTTAGAAATTATTCAACAGATTTTCGAATAAATCAGCCATTATCGGCAAAACTTTCCAAACTGGTCATTCCGCCATCTACAAAAATACTTGCTCCCGAAATATAATCTGCAAGATCACTTGCTAAGAACGCTGCGAGATTGCCTATATCTTTTGGTTGACCGATTCTGTTGTATGGAATAAGCTCCAGTAAAGAATTTAAAGCATCTTTAGTTTCCCAGGCTGCTTTATTAATGGGTGTTTGTATGGCTCCGGGACCAATGGAATTCACTCTTATTTTATCAGGTCCGTATTCTTGCGCCAAAGTCTGCATCAACATTTTGATAGCACCTTTGCTTGCTGCATAATTGGCATGACCTGCCCATGGAATAACCTCGTGTACCGAACTGATGTGAATAATTTTACCGCAGGCAACGGAACGCGAAGTATCGATTCCGCGACGAAGAAATTCTTTGATGGCCTCTCTTGAGCAGAGAAAATGTCCTGTTAAATTTACATTCATCACCGCATTCCAATCATCCAAAGTCATTTCTGTGAATTTTGCATCTTTTTGAATTCCGGCATTATTGATCAGAATATCTACAGTTCCAAATTTTTCTATGACATCTTTAAACATTTTGATCACCTCATCTTCTTTCGAAACATCACATTGATAAGTGATTCCGTTTCCGCCTGCATCGGTGATTTCCTTTAAAACTTCCTGAGCGTTTTCTAAAGATTTTTCAGATGAATGATTGATGATCACCGTAGCTCCTGCTTCGGCGATTGATTTTGCGATTCCTGTTCCGATGCCGCTGGATGCGCCGGTGATGATTGCAACTTGATTTTTTAATGATACTTCCATGATTTTTTCTATAATCTTTAAAGATCATTGAAAGTATCACGCCAAACTTGGAATTTAACCTTTAGATATTCTAAAGTTTTTTGGACATCAAAAATTGCGGCCCGCATCTTCCTTCTCTCATTTTTCCATCGCTCATGTATCCTGTTCGAAGGTACAATTGGAATGCTGAAATATTTTTTTCATTTACGGCTAAAACAATCTCGTTACATTCTGAAAAGTGCTCTCTTATGAAATGATCGACTTCTGTCATTGCAGATTTACCAATTCCTAATCTTTGAAAATCCGGATTTACAGACAAAGAACGAAGTAATACAGAATGTGGATTTTCGGTAAACTCAAATTTATCATTTCCAAAATCAAGCACAAAAAATCCTGCCACTTTTTCATCGTGAAAAATCGTAATGGGGTAAGCAAAAAAATCTCCGCTTTGATTTCTATCCTCAATTTTTACTAATGTCTGTTTTGCGGTTGCTGTAAACTGTGACTGAATTTCATCTAAAACGTAATCAAGTTCAGACAAATCTTCCGGCCGGTAAAATTTTAATTCGGTCATAATTAATGATGATAAATATCTTCGTACATTACTCCTGCTCGTATTTCCACAGGTAGTTTATTTTCTTCAGGAACGATCGGGCAATTGTAATCATACGCGTTATAAGCGCAAAACGGTTGATAAGATTGGTTAAAATCTAGAACAATTGTATTTCCTTTAGGAATTTTCAGATCCATATATTTTCCGCCACCATAAGTTTCTTTGTTGTTGGTTTTGTCTCGGAAAGGCAGAAAAAGATGATCTTTATATTCTTCCATTTTCATTAAATCTAAACTTTGGTAAATTGTTAAAGTGTAAGATTTTCCGTTTAAATCAAATGTAGCTGTACCAAATTCCTGATATAATTTCGATTTCCCAGATGAAGTTGGCAAATCGAAAGGTTGCGGGGTTTCGTTTTTGATAAATTTTGCGGTCACTCTATATTTTAAATCAATCGGAAAGAAAGGATGTTGTTTAAATTTAGCAAAATTATCACCTCTCAAAGGTGTTTCTTTCGAATCTGAATATTCTTTATTTAAATCTTGCTGAAACTTTTTAATATCCTGAATTTCCTTAGAAATTTGTTTGTTTTTCTGAGAAAATATAAAGAGCGGAAATAAAAAAAGTAAAAATAGAGTATGCTTTTTCATTAATCTTCTGATATTTTAATTCTGTAAATATCTGATCCGTTTCGCTTAATTGATTTCACAAAAAAGCCACCTTCTTCAGGAATGATTTCTTTAAAATCAAAACTTGTACATTCTTTCGGAAGTCCTGAAAACACTAAAGTAAACCAGAAATCTCTCATAAAAGGAACGGCAGTCCAGTTTGGGTAAATCGTAATATTTTCAGCGTGAATCAGTTTGCTTTTGTGGCTCGAACTGGTATCTAAAAGATAAGTTGTATTCCAGATTCTGATCAAATTTCCTAAAAATGGAGATGCCGGAAAACAGCAATGCACGATTACTTGTTTCTCTTCTTCGATTTTGGTCTGAAGAGATTCCAGCAATTCTTTTGCGATAATGGGTTTTACAATTACTTCTGCCATGGTTGGTGGGTAATAAGTAATAGGTAATGGGAATCATACAGCGATCTCAAAATTACTTATTACTCACTATTATATTTTAATGTTTGAGTTCTAATTTTTCTTTGCTGTATGCCCTTACTTTCTCAGTAAGCTCACGATTATCAGCTAATTTTTGTCCGTAAGAAGGAACCATTTCCAATAGTTTCTCTTTCCAGTCGCCGTTTAATTTTTCAGGAAAACACTTTTCCAAAACATTCAGCATGGCAAAAACTGCTGTGGAAGCTCCGGGAGAAGCACCCAACAAAGAAGCGATTGTACCCTGCTCGTTGACAACGACTTCAGTTCCGAATTCCAATTTTCCTCCTTGTTTTCCGTCTCTTTTTATAATCTGAACGCGCTGTCCCGCAACTTTCAAGTCCCAGTCTTCCTCTTTTGCATCTTTTACAAATTCACGTAAATGCTGAATTCTCTGAGCTTTTGTCATCGCAACCTGCTGCACCAGATATTTTGTCAGAGGAATATTGTGCCACCATGCACCAAACAATGATTTTATATTTTTTGTATTCACACTTGCCGGTAGATCAAGATAATTTCCCTCTTTTAAAAATTTGGTTGAAAAACCTGCGAAAGGACCAAACAATAAGGCTTTTTTACCATCGATGATCCTTAAATCTAAATGCGGAACAGACATCGGTGGTGCATCAAGGGTTGCCTGAGTGTATACCTTTGCCTGATGTTTTTCTACCAATTCAGGATTGTGTGTCACCAGCCATTCTCCGGAAACCGGAAAACCTCCATAGCCTTCACTTTCTTTGATGTCTGAGCTCTCCAAAAGCGGTAACGCATAACCTCCGGCTCCAATGAAAACAAAATCTGCAACGACTTCTTGTTTATGACTGTTGATTCTGTCTTTTACTTTCATTTCCCACTTACCATCATTTCTAGGATCGATGTCTTTCACCTCATGATACAAGAAAACTTCAACGTTGGAATCTTCGAGCAAATGTCTTCCCATTTTTCGGGTAAGACTTCCGAAATTAACGTCGGTTCCCAAATCCATTTTTGTGGCGGCAAGAACTTCAGTTTCATTTCTTTTGCTCATTACCAAAGGAATCCATTCTCTCAATTGATTGTGATTGGTAGAGAATTCCATAGCAGAAAACAAAGGAGAATTTTTCATCGCTTCGTACCGCTTTTTGAGATATTCAGCATCTTTTTCACCAAATACCAAACTCATGTGCGCACATGAATTGATGAAGTCTGATGGGTTTTCTATATATTTTTTGTCGATCAGATAAGACCAGAATTGTTTTGAAATTTCAAATTGTTCTGCGATTTTTTCGGCTTTAGATATATCAACCGTCCAGTCTTCGTTTTCAGGTGTAT
This region includes:
- the recG gene encoding ATP-dependent DNA helicase RecG, with the protein product MSKFSRNSCLSYPLTLETSIEFVKGIGPERAKLIKNVLGISTVEDLLHFYPIRYIDKNKVYKIGNLQESNLEIQLKGKISNVQEIHNGKIKRLTAKFNDDTGSMDLVWFQYSKWLKEQLPVNREVFIFGKINAFNNQFSMPHPEIELDEKKEKDNRLRPIYPSSEKLTKRGLNQKFFQVILRNICKEIPNLIQENLPDYLMNSMKFLSRQQTYLNIHFPENLEYFEKANFRLKFEESFFFQLGFGLKKAHHKTKSYGNPFPIVGDYFTGFYENHLPFELTNAQKRVLKEIRLDMKKPIQMNRLLQGDVGSGKTMVALLTMLIALDNGFQSCLMAPTEILAQQHYNGIKDLLKDTTIKVNILTGSVKASARKIIHAELENGELSILVGTHAVLEDKVKFKNIGLAIIDEQHRFGVAQRAKLWAKNRIPPHILVMTATPIPRTLAMSFYSDLDVSVIDEMPVGRKPIITAHRREKDRTFVYNFCRDEIRKGRQIYFVYPLIEESETLDYKNLMEGLEHVMQSFSDYNVAMLHGRMKPDEKDVAMNYFASGKAEIMVATTVIEVGVNVPNASVMVIESAERFGLSQLHQLRGRVGRGAEQSYCILMTSDKLSTESRTRIKTMTETNDGFKISEVDMQLRGPGDILGTQQSGVVDFKKLDLVNDSEIIKNTKNMVEKILEADPLLARIDHQIIKNYYLQYYKGKNKWSKIS
- a CDS encoding GNAT family N-acetyltransferase, translated to MKLIKATEKDIPLIQDLAKRSWENAYAEILSKEQMEYMLTTMYSKSEISEHLRNPNYHYFLIFDEISNSYNGFLGYENHYEKNTTKLHRIYLVPESKGKGLGKKTLTFLNEKVKENGDNRIILNVNKYNSAKNFYESQGYTIYGEGVFDIGNGFVMDDYLMEIML
- the dapA gene encoding 4-hydroxy-tetrahydrodipicolinate synthase, which encodes MSILKGVGVALVTPFNEDLSVDFDSLTKLVEYNIENGTNYLVVLGTTAEAATLSSDEKKQVVEHIIKVNNKRLPLILGIGGNNTLEVKQQIEETDLSDFEAVLSVSPYYNKPNQEGLYQHYKALASTGKNIIIYNVPSRTGQNVEAETTLRLANEFPNLFLIKEASPNILQYFDILRKKPEGFSLVSGDDEFTLPVTLAGGDGVISVIGQGYPKEFSTMVQLAFDKKVDEAYEIHNKLVEITRLIFAEGNPCGIKVVLAEKGLIKNYLRLPLVPASEGLYAKIKTEMAKI
- a CDS encoding 5'-nucleotidase C-terminal domain-containing protein, coding for MQNKFLLLGIALFSLTACKTTSLQVANVQTQKNISINQDLKTDEDFAKFIEPYTLKLNKEMNQKISHTNVDLTKEGDNSNLGNLLADYTFDGANVWAKANLNKNIDAALINIGGIRTTIGKGDILLKNVFEVMPFENEVIIMKMKGSDLQGLFDYYAKNQKNNPVSHLYIETNNGALSKNLINGNPVNPTQDYYIATSDYLALGGDNMKFFSKGEYIATGIKLRDLFIEYFKNDKEINPKEDVRLNFIGKK
- a CDS encoding bifunctional metallophosphatase/5'-nucleotidase — translated: MDRKTFLKTITGGTLAMTLAPNLMMADELSLNSFSAANKLTILHTNDQHSRIEPFDESYTRNPNQGGFARRASLIQKIRSEENNLLLLDSGDIFQGTPYFNFFGGELEFKLMSMMKYDASTMGNHDFDNGLDGFLKVLPNAQFPFICSNYDFKNTILDGKTSQYKIFNKNGIKVGIFGVGIQLDGLVGKKQYKETIYQDPVEVAQHYSNFLKNEKKCDLVICLSHIGYDYRDEPEKISDKILASKTENIDLILGGHTHTFLPEPQTFQNRQGKNVLVNQVGWAGLLLGRIDFFFDKNKNVQKISWNNQAIDSNIKA
- the porZ gene encoding type IX secretion system anionic LPS delivery protein PorZ; the encoded protein is MKKLSIISLGILASFQLMNAQNISSKKWADLFSYNNVLALKEDNGKIIAATENGIFYYTISTGEISKLSKANGLHEVKISAFDYNPQTKIGLVGYENGSLDVISPQGITYIVDIPIATGYNASKKINHISITGDRAVVSVGYGVSIFNLQNKEFGDSAFFVTGGIYQASNEATIKDNKVFSVTNTGLKTHELNTTFPVFSTWTTELAGNFTEIDSENTLAFSSATATYIYNNGVSTPIAQTFANVSDVVVNADNIIITDASRIYSYSNTGTFSGSVTVGEDCNTATKVGSKIFCGTVLSGLKSEDNLIYKPDGPYFNYSYKIRLLNDNQLLVSSGGRADAFNISLSNPKNPGFYFYNGSEWIYSSYFLGNTTTFNILDVIADPVNTNEYFFTNYNNAPGHGIYKMKYNSGSKDFEFVKRYSLDAIDPSLPLNNFLNRPVGFAADDQNNLFASIAFAGDTGILPAITYYDRAADNFLIKYLTGLASNGAQLPLYYENLFWIPLPRTNNFLVYDTKKSQSLSDDTTILLGESNGLPANSEGTVSIAFDKDGDAWIGNTTGLRILPNARAEIQNDPTVEPIVVEQAGLAEELFRDSQVLQVEVDGGNQKWVSIDGGGVYYLSASGEQVIKRFTKENSPLPTNSVTDIKVDRKTGKVYFVTYQGIVTYQGDVADVTSDFGNVLVYPNPVVYAQFKGKVTIKGLAEKTNIRITDAAGNIVHSAIARSGYYEWDLNNQKGKRVASGIYFVLMTNEDASDKATAKIAVVN
- the recO gene encoding DNA repair protein RecO, translating into MNSQNGFLLSFIKYGENDAILHCFTEEEGFQTYFLKGIYTKRNKKKAFLLPLNKLNFQIRIGKSGSMQTISNLEMLDLHDVYTDIKANTVVFFISDFLNQILRDENKNLNFFYLIEEFIDQLGSKNYQSHLIFLIKLLKIQGVAPLLNEGSFLDPETGTFSPFANHLLFDEEISLFWKTIISSSNPYEIKIPSSKRKNLLDSILVYYHYHISDFKTPNSLEIIQQIFE